Proteins encoded by one window of Salvia splendens isolate huo1 chromosome 14, SspV2, whole genome shotgun sequence:
- the LOC121764469 gene encoding putative F-box protein At3g47150 encodes MKARSCYNYMSHPQTGNHGSPIASIKYKAINEDVLIEIMLRLPIKSLLRLRTVCRFWRDVIDSPYFRKLHTLNDNNLPDDTVYIQISFDHDDDIKPNKVLVNLQLQHNHKDLMSYEYANIYWELVPTIVGSVKGLICINPRNITIPIAICNPFLGQVKNLPLTSFGPSCKIGQRSVAIGFDEDYKVVQVLTCLKHRCLHAQLYSRTADSWRELAVECSITYRFEFYMVSPIKSSCKNGHFAHWCMGGHGFTSRILSFDMKNEVFRIITLPFVLGECSIFAEDEHSFRYFSFGCQTGVRFVKICESRCEGSKFSWNRMMIDASVPFAAPDQWRAGFVFLELQSCKWGSFVYDYRAREFVCRHYLPSSNSRFIECKGSFVSV; translated from the coding sequence ATGAAGGCTCGAAGTTGCTATAATTATATGTCGCACCCTCAAACTGGAAATCATGGATCCCCCATTGCTAGTATTAAATACAAAGCAATAAACGAGGATGTGTTGATAGAAATTATGTTGCGTCTGCCCATAAAATCTTTGTTGAGACTCAGAACTGTCTGCAGATTCTGGCGTGACGTTATCGATTCTCCATATTTCAGAAAACTGCACACTCTCAATGACAACAACCTGCCAGATGACACAGTATATATACAAATTTCTTTTGATCATGATGATGATATTAAGCCGAACAAAGTATTAGTAAATCTCCAACTCCAACACAACCACAAGGATTTAATGTCATATGAATATGCTAACATCTATTGGGAATTAGTACCTACGATAGTTGGGTCGGTTAAGGGTCTAATCTGCATTAACCCCAGGAATATTACGATTCCTATAGCTATATGCAATCCTTTTCTAGGCCAAGTCAAGAATCTCCCACTTACATCTTTTGGCCCCTCATGTAAAATAGGACAACGATCCGTTGCAATTGGTTTCGACGAAGATTACAAAGTGGTGCAGGTGCTTACGTGTCTTAAGCACCGATGTCTCCATGCTCAACTGTATTCAAGGACGGCAGATTCTTGGAGGGAGTTGGCCGTAGAATGCAGCATCACTTATAGATTTGAATTTTACATGGTTAGTCCCATAAAATCAAGTTGCAAGAATGGCCACTTTGCGCACTGGTGTATGGGAGGGCATGGTTTTACGTCGAGAATACTGTCCTTTGACATGAAGAATGAAGTGTTTCGGATAATCACGTTGCCATTTGTTTTAGGTGAGTGTTCGATTTTCGCAGAAGATGAGCACTCATTTCGCTACTTTAGCTTTGGATGTCAGACTGGTGTTAGATTTGTGAAGATTTGTGAGTCGAGATGTGAAGGAAGCAAATTCAGTTGGAATCGTATGATGATTGATGCGTCAGTGCCCTTTGCGGCACCTGATCAGTGGAGGGCTGGTTTTGTGTTTTTAGAGCTTCAGTCCTGCAAATGGGGATCGTTTGTTTATGATTATCGTGCACGTGAGTTCGTCTGCAGGCATTACTTGCCATCGTCGAACTCAAGGTTTATTGAGTGCAAAGGGAGCTTCGTTTCAGTTTGA
- the LOC121764470 gene encoding F-box protein At5g65850-like — MKARSCYNYMSHPQTGNHGSPIASIKYKAINEDVLIEIMLRLPIKSLLRLRTVCRFWRDVIDSPYFRKLHTLNDNNLPDDTVYIQISFDHDDDIKPNKVLVNLQLQHNHKDLMSYEYANIYWELVPTIVGSVKGLICINPRNITIPIAICNPFLGQVKNLPLTSFGPSCKIGQRSVAIGFDEDYKVVQVLTCLKHRCLHAQLYSRTADSWRELAVECSITYRTEFYNVSPIKSSCKNGHFAHWCMGGHGFTSRILSFDMKNEVFRIITLPFVLGECSIFAEDEHSFRYFSFGCQTGVRFVKICESRCEGSKFSWNRMMIDASVPFAAPDQWRAGFVFFELQSCKWGSFVYDYRAREFVCRHYLPSSNSRFIECKGSFVSV; from the coding sequence ATGAAGGCTCGAAGTTGCTATAATTATATGTCGCACCCTCAAACTGGAAATCATGGATCCCCCATTGCTAGTATTAAATACAAAGCAATAAACGAGGATGTGTTGATAGAAATTATGTTGCGTCTGCCCATAAAATCTTTGTTGAGACTCAGAACTGTCTGCAGATTCTGGCGTGACGTTATCGATTCTCCATATTTCAGAAAACTGCACACTCTCAATGACAACAACCTGCCAGATGACACAGTATATATACAAATTTCTTTTGATCATGATGATGATATTAAGCCGAACAAAGTATTAGTAAATCTCCAACTCCAACACAACCACAAGGATTTAATGTCATATGAATATGCTAACATCTATTGGGAATTAGTACCTACGATAGTTGGGTCGGTTAAGGGTCTAATCTGCATTAACCCCAGGAATATTACGATTCCTATAGCTATATGCAATCCTTTTCTAGGCCAAGTCAAGAATCTCCCACTTACATCTTTTGGCCCCTCATGTAAAATAGGACAACGATCCGTTGCAATTGGTTTCGACGAAGATTACAAAGTGGTGCAGGTGCTTACGTGTCTTAAGCACCGATGTCTCCATGCTCAACTGTATTCAAGGACGGCAGATTCTTGGAGGGAGTTGGCCGTAGAATGCAGCATCACTTATAGAACTGAATTTTACAATGTTAGTCCCATAAAATCAAGTTGCAAGAATGGCCACTTTGCGCATTGGTGTATGGGAGGGCATGGTTTTACGTCGAGAATACTGTCCTTTGACATGAAGAATGAAGTGTTTCGGATAATCACGTTGCCATTTGTTTTAGGTGAGTGTTCGATTTTCGCAGAAGATGAGCACTCATTTCGCTACTTTAGCTTTGGATGTCAGACTGGTGTTAGATTTGTGAAGATTTGTGAGTCGAGATGTGAAGGAAGCAAATTCAGTTGGAATCGTATGATGATTGATGCGTCAGTGCCCTTTGCGGCACCTGATCAGTGGAGGGCTGGTTTTGTGTTTTTCGAGCTTCAGTCCTGCAAATGGGGATCGTTTGTTTATGATTATCGTGCACGTGAGTTCGTCTGCAGGCATTACTTGCCATCGTCGAACTCAAGGTTTATTGAGTGCAAAGGGAGCTTCGTTTCAGTTTGA